In the genome of Manis javanica isolate MJ-LG chromosome 17, MJ_LKY, whole genome shotgun sequence, one region contains:
- the LOC108385571 gene encoding uncharacterized protein — MAWSGCCPLLPLSGKTLTKVAENHLFSSYLPGQVISVTCLLIPQFLLLGLRPFDATTGFLSMLPLPSHTCRFVFSQRAPRRTVPGPEDAILAAAGAHAVRKVPVQEPSYQLELLRPVTVQEGLCVLMPCEFSYPGPAYGAPHVIWFQKGADITHDPRVATNKPEQKQHEGTQGRFFLVGDPQADNCSLGIRDINMGDSGSYYFRMEIPQETLLPRDPAVWPPPEPDLLCTLGL; from the exons ATGGCGTGG tcgggctgctgccccctcctgcccctttCTGGCAAAACTCTCACCAAGGTCGCTGAAAACCACCTGTTCTCCTCCTATCTCCCTGGCCAGGTGATCTCTGTCACCTGCCTCCTCATCCCACAG TTCCTCCTTCTGGGCTTGCGGCCTTTTGATGCCACCACAGGCTTCCTGTCTatgcttcctctcccctcccacacaTGCAGATTTGTCTTCTCTCAGAGGGCGCCCAGAAGGACTGTCCCAGGCCCCGAGGACGCCATTCTGGCTGCTGCTGGTGCGCATGCGGTGCGGAA ggTCCCCGTTCAGGAGCCGAGCTACCAGCTGGAACTGCTGAGGCCTGTGACGGTGCAGGAGGGTCTGTGTGTCCTGATGCCTTGTGAATTTTCCTACCCCGGGCCTGCCTATGGAGCTCCCCACGTGATTTGGTTCCAGAAAGGGGCAGATATTACCCATGATCCCCGAGTGGCCACAAACAAACCAGAACAGAAGCAGCATGAGGGGACCCAGGGCCGGTTCTTCCTCGTTGGGGACCCCCAGGCTGACAATTGCTCCCTGGGCATCAGAGACATCAACATGGGGGACAGCGGGAGTTACTACTTCCGAATGGAAATACCTCAGGAAACACTCCTACCTAG GGACCCTGCGGTGTGGCCGCCCCCAGAACCTGACCTGCTCTGCACCCTGGGCCTGTGA